Proteins from a genomic interval of Burkholderia cepacia GG4:
- a CDS encoding FtsK/SpoIIIE domain-containing protein translates to MLTDRIIGRVGADILAKRISNPEQPGDTAALFRLDKLSASQIAAVARAILANPDLLARVDLMIPEALVEGQNLPAEILISHNAGYVRNNAVTSKASILTANGNEHNLADTLGHVMAIGAKEMRVDPEPWVEAALYAGGLSPVPDDRAVFYAALDGLISSSELSLVQLGGFCSDIVEAICTRGLPIRDAVGFALPRAGLPRDSSFFSNAKTFAATRKPWQKAFSKLFTQRAPLLKKLRQNGQPLDAEELAERIEANAAEITEGARQALDAFAIAPAGDQEAASDLAQFEWEGDGVYLAFDKPKEKQLGLADSTIHFFDHDCDQENSLDAECRTLLDDLKSRERRSDFNEEDEEFFVRHRRLLEQDARLCSRWEKALYGKPIECNDFFDGFVRVVNSLHAGLRDHEGERILRFTVTKGRKEWRERFNYDVGSYFSAMYRGLKELMGSKVDWKVERLGNANLPDPLFDYEAFFAKEKELRNDKKNKVRPNASLSRTALQIKFDVALMQVANGKETVLAKTQLLWSYKPTSIGLSMAADMRRLLEKGAVGCTEVSRRLVSKKGGVQNVSLIDTGTLEATYSTDAGSLVPAANKLRSLRHDIKGRIKELYDEGRLTLHQRDEIRGAWDKFEEEYIKALEDFVSTGLHGEAVMRQAESFGVLLTTLMAHARGDVCRSRLVSEVLSVGTARVAGDNLALIIPPWHPERMKALAVKSRRVAGFATHLLASTNILYGDREIFMRELSDEIAHPFYPEIAVLNRAGAPVLVSESSTVNGYSLFESPTRGVEDAMTDVDPAGAAKQVRELLERYVGLQPHEASNLSVVLYNADAAELPLATVRELSSIQVDGKLQCSVSMRHSDPAKLRSVYGELVNKAGDDPNLPVVSETSDNFISKLRISVMPISATPSESAQGFKAFDVAFLHDVIARAAKSEWLSVPWTNDRPTMEHAPSRWSYRSVSGENELKSTTFLTCPWQTASGWAYVSAVAAVCRQTDALPDERYLPARRISLQSPALAGMIKDAHDLAEWVATYDELLDKRQLQHNNITVVRYRRGSTNGRNMIVSSTSELRLLGVLVRRRLDELNLQLGSEEIQAASAKAKRDALSVSGDIVLRAAKRGVSAGEMIGLVFSRHLLAEEFKAAAGGDQVLTAYFLLDDYASWLSQPESRIADILALNVEEREEGVRVIISIVESKYVGADGLAKARRDSKDQLLATLSMFREALFGDPGRLDRDVWLARLADMLIDAEIPPGMTDLMERARAKLREGDVEISLRGYSQVFVHTSDAGSTSASDQELLEDVDGIQAWQEVFDRPDLRKLAEAYAKGNGGFEARAGLGSHQPWAGHGFKKPAPRVPWLAAIGQLANGPVASFSDEASAAVTDTGALIQSSGSVPESEAPWQEPAESTPAATASAAIPGHAVPTELGASLSDLVATKFAGGALADVEREAWAQDVTKKLKTALNSYGLQAAILGTRLTPNGCLVRLAGSDRLRVEDIESKRMQLLTTHAINLVTVQPKPGEIVVTVAGAKRQAVSLWELWSRREINRNVAGINTSFLLGLQEINGALLYLNLGAEFGGLSSHEPHSLVAGATGSGKSVLIQALLLDIAATNPKELAQIILIDPKMGVDYASLADLPHMRDEIVTSKEKASEVLEALVQEMEDRYRAFAKARTRDLPTYNSKVSAEERLPMVFLVHDEFADWMLDDAYKSAVGAAVQRLGVKARAAGIHLIFAAQRPDKDVMPMQLRENLGNRLILKVSSEATSKIALDRPGAELLLGRGHLAAKLNGEQGLVFAQAPFLSDQDIEAAVAAIRSDNTN, encoded by the coding sequence ATGCTGACCGATCGCATCATCGGGCGCGTCGGCGCAGACATCCTCGCCAAGCGCATTTCCAATCCCGAGCAGCCGGGTGACACGGCGGCGCTCTTCCGGCTCGACAAGCTCTCGGCCAGCCAGATCGCGGCAGTAGCGCGGGCGATCTTGGCTAATCCGGATCTACTTGCCCGCGTTGATCTGATGATTCCCGAGGCACTGGTCGAAGGCCAGAACCTGCCTGCGGAGATCCTGATTTCTCACAACGCTGGCTACGTGCGCAACAACGCTGTGACCTCCAAGGCGTCAATCCTCACGGCGAACGGCAACGAGCATAACCTGGCCGACACACTGGGTCATGTTATGGCCATCGGTGCTAAGGAGATGCGAGTCGACCCCGAGCCTTGGGTCGAGGCTGCGTTATACGCGGGCGGACTCTCGCCGGTGCCTGACGACCGGGCTGTGTTCTATGCAGCTCTCGATGGACTGATTTCCTCCTCTGAACTCTCGCTGGTACAGCTTGGCGGGTTTTGCTCCGACATCGTCGAGGCGATTTGCACCCGTGGCTTGCCCATCCGTGATGCAGTCGGTTTTGCGCTGCCGCGAGCGGGGCTTCCCAGGGATAGCTCTTTCTTCTCCAACGCCAAGACGTTCGCGGCTACGCGCAAGCCGTGGCAGAAGGCCTTCTCCAAGCTCTTCACCCAGCGAGCGCCACTGCTCAAGAAGCTTCGACAGAACGGCCAACCGCTCGACGCTGAAGAGCTTGCCGAGCGTATCGAAGCCAACGCGGCGGAAATCACCGAAGGTGCGCGCCAGGCACTAGACGCATTTGCTATAGCTCCGGCTGGCGATCAAGAAGCGGCCTCGGACCTCGCGCAGTTCGAGTGGGAAGGCGACGGCGTTTACTTGGCATTCGACAAACCTAAGGAGAAGCAGCTCGGCTTGGCCGACTCGACGATCCATTTTTTTGACCACGACTGTGATCAAGAGAATTCTTTGGACGCCGAGTGCCGTACGCTTTTGGATGACTTGAAGTCGCGCGAGCGCCGCTCCGACTTCAATGAGGAGGATGAAGAGTTTTTCGTCAGGCATCGCCGCTTGCTTGAGCAAGATGCCAGGCTTTGCTCCCGCTGGGAAAAGGCCCTGTATGGTAAACCCATCGAGTGCAACGATTTCTTTGACGGCTTCGTCCGCGTGGTCAACAGTTTGCATGCCGGCCTGCGCGATCATGAGGGTGAGCGCATCCTGCGATTTACCGTCACCAAGGGCCGCAAGGAGTGGCGCGAACGCTTCAACTATGATGTCGGCAGCTACTTCTCGGCGATGTATCGCGGCTTGAAGGAGCTGATGGGCTCCAAAGTCGATTGGAAGGTCGAGCGGCTGGGCAATGCGAACTTGCCCGACCCGCTGTTTGACTATGAAGCGTTCTTTGCCAAGGAAAAGGAGCTGCGCAACGACAAGAAGAACAAGGTCCGGCCAAATGCCTCGCTTTCGCGGACAGCATTGCAGATCAAATTCGATGTCGCCCTGATGCAGGTCGCAAACGGCAAAGAAACGGTGCTGGCCAAGACACAGCTCCTGTGGAGTTACAAGCCAACGTCGATCGGTTTATCGATGGCCGCCGATATGCGACGCCTCCTGGAGAAAGGAGCGGTGGGGTGCACGGAAGTTTCCCGCAGACTCGTGAGCAAGAAGGGGGGCGTCCAGAATGTCTCTCTGATCGACACCGGCACCTTGGAAGCGACCTATTCGACGGACGCCGGCTCGCTAGTCCCCGCGGCCAATAAGCTGCGCAGCCTTCGCCACGATATAAAGGGGCGGATTAAAGAGCTCTATGACGAAGGTCGGTTGACGCTGCATCAGCGCGACGAGATCCGCGGTGCGTGGGATAAGTTCGAGGAGGAGTACATCAAGGCGTTGGAGGACTTTGTCTCCACGGGCCTGCATGGCGAGGCCGTCATGCGGCAGGCCGAATCCTTTGGAGTGCTACTGACGACCTTAATGGCTCACGCGCGCGGTGACGTTTGCCGTTCTCGCTTGGTCTCCGAGGTGCTTTCGGTTGGTACGGCACGCGTGGCTGGCGACAATCTGGCGCTGATCATCCCGCCGTGGCACCCAGAGCGGATGAAGGCGTTGGCAGTTAAGTCCCGGCGCGTGGCAGGTTTTGCCACGCACTTGCTCGCAAGTACGAACATTCTCTACGGAGATCGCGAGATCTTCATGCGTGAGCTCTCCGATGAAATCGCGCACCCGTTCTATCCCGAGATAGCTGTCCTCAACCGCGCGGGTGCTCCGGTGCTGGTCTCTGAGAGCAGCACGGTCAACGGTTACAGCCTCTTTGAATCGCCTACGCGCGGCGTCGAAGACGCCATGACCGATGTCGATCCGGCTGGTGCTGCCAAGCAGGTGCGCGAACTCTTAGAGCGCTACGTCGGTTTACAGCCGCATGAGGCCTCCAACCTTAGTGTTGTGCTCTACAACGCCGATGCGGCGGAGTTGCCCCTCGCGACTGTGCGTGAGCTTTCATCGATTCAGGTGGATGGAAAGCTCCAGTGCAGTGTGTCAATGCGCCACTCTGATCCGGCGAAGCTTCGTAGCGTCTATGGTGAGCTAGTCAACAAGGCCGGCGACGATCCGAATCTGCCGGTGGTTAGCGAGACCAGTGACAACTTCATCTCGAAGCTGCGCATCTCTGTAATGCCAATTTCAGCCACACCCAGCGAGAGCGCGCAGGGCTTCAAAGCCTTCGACGTCGCTTTCCTGCATGACGTGATCGCGCGCGCAGCCAAGTCGGAGTGGTTGTCAGTTCCCTGGACTAACGATCGGCCCACTATGGAGCATGCGCCCTCGCGATGGTCCTACCGTAGCGTCTCAGGCGAAAACGAGCTCAAATCGACGACGTTCTTGACGTGCCCTTGGCAGACCGCTTCGGGCTGGGCTTATGTGTCCGCCGTCGCCGCCGTTTGCCGTCAAACTGATGCGTTGCCCGACGAGCGATATCTGCCGGCCCGGCGCATCTCACTGCAAAGCCCAGCCTTGGCGGGAATGATCAAGGACGCGCACGATTTGGCCGAATGGGTCGCGACTTACGATGAGCTGCTTGATAAACGCCAGCTCCAGCACAACAACATCACGGTGGTGCGCTACCGCCGCGGCTCGACAAACGGCCGCAACATGATTGTCAGCTCAACCTCCGAGCTGCGGTTGCTCGGCGTGCTAGTGCGCCGGCGCTTGGACGAGCTGAACCTCCAGCTGGGATCCGAGGAGATCCAGGCTGCTTCCGCTAAGGCCAAACGCGACGCGCTTTCTGTCTCGGGCGACATCGTGCTTCGCGCTGCAAAGCGCGGCGTCTCCGCCGGAGAGATGATCGGCTTAGTGTTTTCTCGTCACTTGCTGGCCGAGGAATTCAAGGCCGCGGCTGGCGGGGATCAGGTATTGACGGCCTATTTCCTGCTTGACGACTACGCGAGCTGGCTTTCCCAGCCCGAGAGTCGCATCGCCGACATTCTCGCGCTCAATGTCGAGGAGCGAGAGGAGGGTGTCCGCGTCATCATCTCGATCGTCGAATCAAAGTATGTCGGTGCCGATGGCCTGGCCAAGGCTCGTCGCGACTCTAAGGACCAGCTCCTAGCGACGCTGAGCATGTTCCGGGAGGCGCTCTTCGGCGACCCAGGTCGCCTCGATCGCGACGTGTGGCTCGCCCGCTTGGCTGACATGCTCATCGATGCGGAGATCCCGCCGGGCATGACTGACCTGATGGAGCGTGCGAGAGCGAAGCTCCGCGAAGGTGACGTAGAAATCTCCCTACGTGGCTACTCGCAAGTGTTTGTCCATACTTCCGATGCAGGTTCGACTTCCGCTTCGGACCAGGAATTGCTCGAGGACGTCGATGGCATTCAAGCTTGGCAAGAGGTCTTCGACAGACCTGATCTTCGAAAGCTCGCCGAGGCCTATGCCAAAGGAAACGGGGGATTTGAAGCTCGGGCTGGACTTGGTTCCCATCAGCCTTGGGCCGGCCACGGCTTCAAGAAGCCAGCTCCGCGGGTGCCATGGCTCGCGGCCATTGGGCAGCTTGCCAATGGTCCCGTGGCGTCCTTCTCGGACGAAGCTTCTGCGGCCGTGACGGATACCGGTGCGCTGATCCAATCAAGTGGCTCAGTGCCCGAGTCTGAGGCTCCGTGGCAAGAGCCGGCCGAATCTACACCTGCCGCGACAGCTTCGGCGGCGATTCCAGGGCATGCGGTGCCCACCGAACTCGGCGCCTCGCTTTCCGACCTAGTCGCCACCAAGTTTGCAGGTGGTGCGCTGGCGGATGTCGAGCGAGAGGCGTGGGCCCAAGACGTCACCAAGAAGCTCAAAACTGCGCTTAACAGCTACGGCCTGCAGGCGGCGATTCTGGGTACGCGTCTGACGCCCAATGGTTGTCTGGTTCGATTGGCAGGCTCCGATAGGTTGCGCGTCGAGGACATTGAAAGCAAACGTATGCAGCTTCTGACAACGCACGCGATAAACCTCGTGACGGTTCAACCGAAACCAGGCGAGATCGTGGTGACAGTCGCCGGAGCGAAGAGACAGGCGGTGTCGCTGTGGGAGCTGTGGTCACGCCGTGAGATCAATCGCAACGTAGCCGGCATCAACACTTCTTTCTTGCTTGGGCTTCAGGAGATCAACGGCGCGCTACTGTATCTGAACCTCGGCGCCGAGTTCGGCGGCCTCTCGTCACATGAACCGCATTCGCTCGTGGCTGGTGCTACTGGTAGCGGCAAGTCGGTGCTAATCCAAGCGCTGCTCCTGGACATCGCCGCGACCAATCCGAAAGAGTTGGCGCAGATCATCTTGATCGATCCCAAGATGGGTGTGGATTACGCTTCCCTGGCGGATTTGCCACACATGCGCGACGAGATCGTTACCTCTAAGGAGAAGGCTTCCGAGGTACTCGAGGCTTTGGTCCAGGAGATGGAGGATCGCTATCGGGCCTTCGCCAAGGCCAGGACTCGCGATCTGCCGACCTACAACTCGAAGGTTTCGGCCGAGGAGCGCCTTCCGATGGTCTTCTTGGTGCATGACGAGTTCGCCGACTGGATGCTCGACGATGCCTATAAGTCGGCGGTGGGGGCCGCAGTCCAGCGCTTAGGTGTGAAAGCCCGCGCTGCCGGTATCCACCTGATCTTTGCGGCGCAACGGCCCGACAAGGATGTCATGCCCATGCAGCTTCGAGAGAACTTGGGCAATCGCCTGATCTTGAAGGTGTCCAGTGAGGCAACGTCCAAGATCGCGCTCGACAGGCCCGGAGCTGAATTGCTGCTTGGCCGCGGACACTTGGCAGCCAAGCTTAACGGCGAACAGGGCTTGGTTTTCGCTCAGGCCCCGTTCCTTTCCGACCAAGATATTGAGGCGGCTGTGGCGGCTATTCGATCTGACAACACTAACTAA